One part of the Thermoanaerobacterium sp. CMT5567-10 genome encodes these proteins:
- a CDS encoding TatD family hydrolase: protein MIIDSHAHLEDEKYDEDREDVIKRCKDELTFLINVGSSIETSKKSIELARSNEFIYAAIGIHPEHSQKEINDIAVIEELLSQEKVVAIGEIGLDYYYGDPPVEYQKQCFIEQIRLAKKYDLPIVIHGRDAHGDVLDIIKKEWTSNLRGVFHSYSGSSEMAFQLIEMNFYISLGGPVTFKNAKKAVDVAMKVPIEKLLIETDSPYLTPVPYRGKRNEPTNVKYVAKKIAEIKNMDYDDVCNITASNALKLFNITFK, encoded by the coding sequence ATGATTATAGATTCACATGCACACCTGGAAGATGAAAAGTATGACGAAGATAGGGAAGATGTTATAAAAAGGTGCAAAGATGAACTTACATTTTTGATAAATGTAGGATCCAGCATTGAGACGTCAAAAAAATCGATTGAGCTTGCTAGAAGCAATGAATTTATATATGCTGCTATTGGCATTCACCCTGAGCATTCGCAAAAGGAGATAAATGACATTGCGGTAATTGAGGAATTGCTATCTCAAGAAAAAGTTGTTGCTATAGGAGAGATAGGACTTGACTATTATTACGGCGATCCACCAGTGGAATATCAGAAACAGTGCTTCATAGAACAGATAAGGCTTGCCAAAAAATATGATTTACCAATAGTAATCCACGGTAGGGATGCACATGGAGATGTGCTGGATATTATCAAAAAAGAGTGGACAAGCAATTTAAGAGGTGTTTTTCACAGCTATTCTGGCAGCAGCGAGATGGCATTCCAATTGATAGAGATGAACTTCTACATTTCATTAGGTGGACCAGTGACATTTAAAAATGCGAAAAAGGCCGTTGATGTAGCTATGAAGGTGCCGATAGAAAAGTTATTAATTGAGACAGACAGTCCTTACTTGACACCTGTGCCGTATAGAGGGAAAAGAAATGAGCCTACGAATGTAAAATATGTGGCAAAGAAAATAGCTGAGATAAAAAATATGGATTATGATGACGTATGCAATATTACTGCATCAAATGCCTTAAAATTATTTAATATTACTTTTAAATAA
- a CDS encoding MFS transporter — protein sequence MAKLKIVERSDDMMNDFAKRNRALLSNSNFMLYIIGYIISGIGTRLTTIALSSKILYLTNSGLSLSATLMLEGIPSFLLGLFAGNVVDKMRKKNILVILYILFAFTSFGLIFANDMSLIYIISFINGILTSFEYPARSSIIPLLVDKDHLLEANSIRSSLSSINMIVGYSIGGIIVSIFGNDISFLIDSLTFIIIAILIAFIRIDEKAKEGENENIFDDVSKTVSNIVSEIKQGIGFIKGSMVIRQVINLNLLSTLIISMQTPLVYIFVKNYLDGEKLLAARSGMLFSLAGVGGLIGGILINSIGKKFNNISIMTTVLLFDGITLIAFSNSKIFLLSSILFTFLGVIFVVFETLTDTIIQENTNDDNRGKVYGFLGSLVDPLSIISLGIGGALTSVFSAKAIFILCGISEITVSLIYKAYNKVKSIN from the coding sequence ATGGCTAAATTAAAGATTGTAGAAAGAAGTGATGACATGATGAATGATTTTGCAAAAAGAAATAGAGCATTGTTGTCAAATAGTAATTTTATGCTTTATATTATTGGCTATATAATATCGGGTATTGGCACAAGACTTACGACGATAGCTCTCTCAAGCAAAATATTGTATCTTACAAATAGTGGACTGTCTTTAAGCGCAACACTAATGCTTGAAGGAATACCGAGTTTTTTGTTAGGCTTGTTTGCTGGGAATGTAGTCGATAAGATGAGAAAAAAGAACATATTAGTGATTTTATATATATTATTTGCTTTTACGTCTTTTGGATTGATATTTGCAAATGACATGAGCCTAATATACATAATTAGTTTTATAAACGGTATTCTAACATCATTTGAATATCCCGCCAGAAGTTCGATTATCCCGCTTTTGGTTGATAAAGACCATCTCTTAGAGGCAAATAGCATAAGAAGCAGTTTATCAAGTATAAATATGATAGTAGGGTATTCTATAGGTGGTATAATTGTTTCTATATTTGGGAATGATATATCTTTTTTAATAGATAGTCTTACATTTATCATAATTGCGATTTTAATAGCCTTTATTAGAATAGATGAAAAAGCTAAAGAAGGTGAAAATGAGAATATATTTGATGATGTTTCAAAAACAGTTAGTAATATAGTAAGTGAAATAAAGCAAGGAATAGGATTTATCAAAGGCAGCATGGTAATAAGACAGGTGATAAATCTTAATCTATTGAGTACGCTTATAATAAGTATGCAAACGCCACTTGTGTATATTTTTGTTAAGAACTACCTAGATGGGGAGAAATTGCTTGCAGCAAGAAGTGGTATGCTTTTTTCTCTAGCAGGTGTTGGAGGACTTATTGGAGGTATATTGATAAATTCAATAGGAAAGAAATTTAATAATATTTCAATTATGACGACTGTACTGCTTTTTGATGGAATTACTCTTATTGCATTTTCCAACAGCAAAATATTTTTATTATCATCAATACTTTTTACCTTCTTAGGCGTAATATTTGTAGTATTTGAAACACTTACAGATACGATAATACAAGAAAATACTAATGATGATAATAGAGGCAAGGTTTATGGATTTTTAGGTTCATTAGTCGATCCTTTATCGATAATATCCTTAGGAATAGGTGGCGCTTTAACAAGTGTATTTAGTGCAAAGGCGATTTTTATTCTATGTGGAATCTCGGAAATTACTGTATCACTTATATATAAAGCATATAATAAGGTTAAATCAATCAATTGA
- a CDS encoding EamA family transporter, with protein MYYIPIILTVIANVFYHIFQKMIPEKSDPIASLILTYCTALIGSLIVFIYYHKNIDLIDSFKGLNWTSCALGLSIILLELGFLLAYRVGWDISFGAIVSNVSVTLLLIPIGIILFKENISMANLIGILLCIIGLVLINSK; from the coding sequence TTGTACTATATACCAATTATACTAACTGTTATTGCTAATGTGTTTTACCATATTTTTCAAAAAATGATACCAGAAAAGTCAGATCCAATTGCATCACTAATTTTGACATATTGTACTGCATTAATAGGTTCTTTGATAGTGTTTATTTACTATCATAAAAATATTGATTTAATTGATTCATTTAAAGGATTAAATTGGACAAGTTGCGCTCTAGGATTATCTATAATTTTATTAGAATTGGGATTTCTCCTTGCATATAGGGTAGGATGGGATATAAGTTTTGGTGCAATAGTTTCAAACGTATCTGTTACACTATTATTAATTCCCATAGGTATAATATTATTTAAAGAAAATATTTCAATGGCGAATTTGATTGGTATATTGCTTTGCATTATTGGATTAGTATTAATTAACAGCAAATGA
- a CDS encoding helix-turn-helix transcriptional regulator has translation MLRIKQKELQDENITRGFISMIESNRSRMSIDTAKKIAKKFNERAKELGINLNINGEYLFLTPKQEAEKYCLEKLNNNIELEHIKDIDEIIEISEKYGLTEIKIKAYIKRADLEFEKHIYKKRKLQRSFKIT, from the coding sequence ATGCTCAGGATAAAGCAAAAAGAACTACAGGATGAAAACATAACAAGAGGTTTTATAAGCATGATTGAAAGCAACAGAAGCAGAATGAGCATTGACACTGCGAAAAAAATTGCAAAAAAATTCAATGAAAGAGCAAAAGAACTTGGTATAAATTTAAACATAAATGGAGAATATCTTTTTTTAACTCCAAAGCAGGAAGCAGAAAAATATTGCCTTGAAAAATTAAATAATAATATAGAACTTGAACACATAAAAGATATTGACGAAATAATTGAAATTTCCGAAAAATACGGATTGACTGAAATAAAAATTAAAGCTTATATAAAAAGAGCAGATTTGGAATTTGAAAAACATATATATAAAAAACGAAAACTACAACGAAGCTTTAAAATTACTTGA
- the metG gene encoding methionine--tRNA ligase, whose amino-acid sequence MAKTFYITTPIYYPSDKLHIGHSYTTVAADAMARFKRLTGYDVMFLTGTDEHGQKIQRKAKEKGVTPKQYVDEIVAWIKDLWKTMDISNDKFIRTTDKQHEEIVQKIFTKLYEKGDIYKSEYEGWYCTPCETFWTEKQLVDGNCPDCGRPVELVKEESYFFKLSNYADKLLKYYEEHPDFIQPESRLNEMVSFIKSGLEDLCVSRTSFDWGVKVPFDPKHVIYVWIDALSNYITALGYSTDHDEDFKKYWPADVHLVGKEIVRFHTIIWPAMLMALDLPLPKKVFGHGWLILEGGKMSKSKGNVVDPKELVSKYGVDAIRYFLLREVPFGADGVFSNEALISRINSDLANDFGNLLSRTVTMVEKYFDGVVPEALDKDDVDNELISIANNLPKVVESYMDKLQFSNALAEIWKLVGRANKYIDETMPWVLAKDESKKERLKTVLYNLVESLRFVAVLITPFMPNTPIKIYEQLGIGNDLRTWDSLKFGLLKSGTKVKRGENIFPRIDVEKELKEAEKESSKKVDVKEETNYIKIDDFAKIDLRVAEVLEAEKVEGADKLLKLKLKVGDEVRQVVSGLALHYKPDELIGKKLVLVANLEPKKLRGIESHGMILAASNEGKLTVVTVDKDIESGAKVK is encoded by the coding sequence ATGGCAAAGACGTTTTACATTACAACACCGATATATTATCCCAGTGATAAACTACACATAGGTCATTCTTATACAACTGTTGCTGCAGATGCGATGGCACGGTTTAAAAGGCTTACAGGGTACGATGTGATGTTTTTGACAGGGACAGACGAGCATGGTCAGAAGATACAGAGAAAGGCTAAGGAAAAAGGCGTTACGCCGAAACAGTATGTTGATGAGATTGTGGCGTGGATAAAAGATTTGTGGAAGACGATGGACATAAGCAATGATAAGTTTATAAGGACAACAGACAAGCAGCATGAAGAGATAGTGCAAAAGATATTTACAAAGCTTTATGAAAAAGGCGACATATACAAAAGCGAATATGAAGGATGGTACTGTACTCCTTGCGAGACATTTTGGACAGAGAAGCAGCTTGTTGATGGAAACTGTCCAGACTGTGGCAGACCTGTAGAGCTTGTAAAAGAGGAAAGCTATTTCTTTAAGCTTTCAAATTACGCAGACAAACTTCTTAAATATTACGAAGAACATCCAGATTTTATACAGCCTGAATCAAGGCTGAATGAGATGGTAAGTTTTATAAAATCTGGTCTTGAGGATTTGTGCGTATCCAGAACGTCCTTTGACTGGGGCGTAAAAGTTCCATTCGATCCAAAACACGTTATATATGTTTGGATTGACGCACTTTCCAACTATATAACTGCATTGGGGTATTCTACAGACCACGACGAAGATTTCAAAAAATACTGGCCGGCAGATGTGCACCTTGTTGGAAAGGAAATCGTAAGATTCCACACCATTATATGGCCTGCAATGCTTATGGCGCTGGATTTGCCTCTACCTAAGAAGGTGTTTGGCCATGGCTGGCTTATTTTAGAAGGCGGCAAGATGTCAAAGTCGAAGGGCAATGTGGTTGATCCGAAAGAGCTTGTGTCAAAATACGGTGTAGATGCTATAAGGTATTTTCTCTTAAGAGAAGTTCCGTTTGGGGCAGATGGCGTATTCTCAAATGAAGCCTTGATTTCCAGGATAAACTCTGACCTTGCCAATGATTTTGGAAATCTTCTAAGCAGGACTGTAACGATGGTAGAAAAATACTTCGACGGTGTAGTGCCTGAGGCTTTAGATAAAGACGATGTTGATAATGAGTTAATATCTATCGCAAATAATTTGCCAAAAGTTGTTGAAAGCTATATGGATAAGTTGCAGTTTTCAAATGCTCTTGCGGAAATTTGGAAGCTTGTAGGTCGTGCAAATAAATACATTGACGAGACGATGCCATGGGTATTGGCAAAAGATGAAAGTAAAAAAGAAAGGCTTAAAACTGTTCTTTACAACCTTGTTGAATCGTTGAGGTTTGTCGCAGTTTTAATAACGCCATTTATGCCAAATACGCCTATCAAGATATATGAACAGCTTGGAATTGGCAATGATTTAAGAACATGGGATAGCCTTAAATTCGGCTTACTGAAATCAGGCACAAAAGTCAAAAGAGGGGAGAATATTTTCCCAAGGATCGATGTAGAAAAGGAGCTTAAAGAAGCTGAAAAAGAATCTTCTAAAAAAGTAGATGTAAAAGAAGAGACAAATTACATCAAAATAGATGATTTTGCAAAAATTGATTTGAGGGTTGCAGAAGTATTGGAAGCGGAAAAAGTAGAAGGCGCTGATAAATTATTAAAGCTTAAGCTTAAAGTTGGTGATGAGGTAAGGCAAGTTGTGTCAGGGCTTGCACTGCATTACAAACCAGATGAACTTATAGGTAAAAAACTCGTCCTCGTTGCAAATCTGGAGCCTAAAAAATTAAGAGGCATAGAATCACATGGAATGATTTTGGCGGCATCAAACGAAGGCAAATTGACTGTTGTCACTGTCGATAAAGACATAGAAAGCGGTGCGAAGGTTAAATAA
- a CDS encoding CCA tRNA nucleotidyltransferase, translating into MTILINRIKRILDDFAENVYVVGGTIRDRLLNREISDYDFAVIGDVASISKMVSEKLGGSYVPYAEERGTYKVVYEKIMMDFTQLRGEYIEEDLRHRDFTINAMALRLNDFFDSNLIIDPFGGLRDLQNKKIRCVSKDSFDDDPLRMLRAVRFASKYKFSIEEDTKNLIKEKSNLISKISSERIMNEIYAILKSNESFKYIKMMDELGLIDSIFPEIKNMKELGGCYYQVLDSWYHSIKTVEEYESIVQELRFPADMTKTILNYLNKELSSGNKLKDVLKIAAMFHEIGKKDAIYIDADNHIQFFNHDVKGEKIVSGITKRLKMAKKESSLIKKMVLYHANPFSIYVNGMSNKTMFKFFSDLEDDSIGCLLLSQADVVAAMKGQGRLNEASCYRSFILNMLRRYMDYEKTKTPLLTPLDIIVNFDLKDYKLLNQILYELRKNQFYGNIENKDDAVKFVEERMKMEKI; encoded by the coding sequence ATGACAATATTAATAAATAGGATAAAACGTATACTTGATGATTTTGCTGAGAATGTCTATGTCGTAGGTGGAACTATAAGAGATAGGTTATTAAATAGAGAAATTAGTGATTATGATTTTGCTGTCATAGGCGATGTTGCATCAATATCAAAGATGGTGTCTGAAAAGCTAGGAGGTTCTTATGTCCCGTATGCAGAAGAAAGAGGAACGTATAAAGTTGTGTATGAAAAAATTATGATGGATTTTACACAATTAAGAGGCGAATACATAGAAGAAGATTTAAGACATAGAGATTTTACAATAAATGCAATGGCACTGAGATTAAATGATTTTTTTGATAGCAATTTGATAATAGATCCATTTGGAGGGTTACGAGACCTTCAAAATAAAAAGATTAGATGTGTAAGCAAAGATTCATTTGATGACGATCCTTTAAGGATGCTTAGAGCCGTGAGATTTGCTTCTAAGTATAAATTTTCAATAGAAGAAGATACAAAAAATCTTATAAAGGAAAAATCAAATCTGATTAGTAAAATCTCATCGGAAAGAATTATGAATGAAATATATGCAATATTGAAATCAAATGAATCATTTAAATATATAAAAATGATGGACGAGCTGGGCTTAATCGATTCAATATTTCCTGAAATAAAAAACATGAAGGAATTAGGGGGCTGCTATTATCAGGTTTTGGATTCGTGGTATCATTCGATTAAAACAGTTGAGGAATATGAAAGCATTGTGCAGGAGCTCAGATTTCCTGCAGATATGACAAAAACAATTTTAAATTACCTTAACAAAGAACTTTCTTCGGGAAATAAGTTAAAAGATGTATTAAAGATTGCAGCCATGTTCCACGAAATTGGCAAGAAAGATGCAATTTATATTGATGCTGATAATCATATTCAGTTTTTCAATCACGATGTAAAGGGAGAAAAAATTGTATCAGGTATAACCAAAAGGTTAAAAATGGCTAAAAAAGAATCGTCTTTGATAAAAAAGATGGTCCTCTACCATGCAAATCCATTTTCGATTTATGTAAATGGTATGTCGAATAAGACTATGTTTAAATTTTTTTCTGACCTTGAAGATGATTCCATTGGATGTTTACTGTTGTCGCAGGCTGATGTTGTGGCTGCAATGAAGGGACAAGGCCGGCTAAATGAAGCTTCTTGCTATAGAAGTTTTATATTGAATATGCTTAGAAGGTACATGGACTATGAGAAAACAAAAACTCCACTTCTTACACCTTTGGATATAATAGTCAATTTTGATCTTAAAGATTATAAGCTTTTAAATCAGATATTATACGAACTAAGAAAAAACCAGTTTTACGGCAATATTGAAAATAAAGATGATGCTGTAAAATTTGTAGAAGAGAGAATGAAGATGGAGAAAATATAG
- a CDS encoding spore maturation protein — protein MLKVISEFIIPSILLIIPLYGLIKHVKVYEVFVDGAKDGINTMVKIFPALLAMLVAVGVLRSSGTLDALAKLIEPFTSKIGMPSDVVPLALIRPLSGSGSLGIATELIKSKGPDSFIAKLASVMYGSTETTFYVLAVYFGSVGVKKMRHSIIAGIAADIVAILSSVFYSRLFF, from the coding sequence ATGTTGAAAGTAATATCAGAGTTTATTATACCGTCTATTTTGTTGATAATTCCATTGTATGGGCTAATAAAACATGTTAAAGTATATGAAGTGTTTGTTGATGGTGCAAAGGATGGAATCAATACGATGGTAAAAATATTTCCGGCCTTGCTGGCAATGCTGGTGGCTGTCGGTGTTTTAAGGTCGTCAGGCACATTAGACGCACTTGCAAAGCTTATTGAACCTTTTACATCAAAAATAGGGATGCCATCAGATGTTGTACCACTGGCTCTTATAAGGCCTCTTTCAGGAAGTGGTTCATTAGGCATAGCTACTGAATTAATCAAGTCAAAAGGTCCTGATTCTTTTATAGCGAAACTTGCTTCTGTTATGTATGGTTCAACGGAGACAACTTTTTACGTTTTGGCAGTTTATTTTGGTTCTGTAGGTGTAAAAAAAATGAGGCATTCAATAATAGCAGGAATTGCAGCAGATATAGTTGCTATACTTTCATCAGTTTTTTACAGTAGACTGTTTTTTTAG
- a CDS encoding nucleoside recognition domain-containing protein has translation MINYIWFFMIGIGVVVGIINGRIGDVSKAIIDSSEAAVTISIGLIGIMSLWLGIMQIAEKSGLMEVLSKLLKPAIIKLFPEVPEDHPAIGAMIMNISANMLGLGNAATPFGIKAMEYLQELNNRDVASNSMCTFLVINTASVQLLPAVMIGLRASLGAKNPADFVVVGLLSSITALIAGIIVVKVLEKSPLFKE, from the coding sequence TTGATAAATTATATTTGGTTTTTTATGATAGGAATTGGCGTAGTAGTAGGTATAATAAACGGCAGGATCGGTGATGTGTCGAAAGCCATTATCGATTCGTCTGAGGCAGCTGTTACTATATCTATCGGATTAATAGGTATAATGTCTTTATGGCTCGGCATCATGCAGATTGCTGAAAAATCAGGTCTTATGGAAGTGTTGTCAAAGCTGCTGAAACCTGCAATTATAAAACTCTTTCCGGAAGTGCCTGAAGATCATCCTGCGATTGGTGCCATGATTATGAATATATCGGCCAACATGCTGGGTTTAGGTAATGCAGCTACACCTTTTGGCATAAAGGCTATGGAGTATCTTCAAGAATTAAATAATCGAGATGTTGCATCAAATTCCATGTGTACATTTCTTGTTATAAATACTGCATCAGTTCAACTGCTTCCTGCTGTCATGATAGGTTTAAGGGCATCTTTAGGTGCTAAGAATCCGGCAGACTTTGTTGTTGTAGGTCTTCTTTCTAGTATTACCGCCTTGATTGCTGGAATCATAGTTGTAAAGGTATTGGAAAAATCACCACTTTTTAAGGAGTGA
- a CDS encoding AbrB/MazE/SpoVT family DNA-binding domain-containing protein — protein MLKSTGIVRKVDELGRVVIPIELRRTLNIAERDALEIYVDGEQIVLKKYEPACIFCGNAENVVNYKGKNICKNCLDDIKKSE, from the coding sequence ATGTTGAAATCTACAGGAATAGTTCGAAAAGTTGATGAACTGGGAAGAGTCGTCATTCCTATCGAGCTTAGAAGGACACTGAATATAGCCGAAAGAGACGCTCTCGAAATTTATGTAGATGGTGAGCAGATTGTACTTAAAAAATATGAGCCTGCATGCATTTTTTGTGGCAATGCAGAAAACGTCGTTAATTACAAAGGTAAAAACATCTGCAAAAACTGTCTTGATGACATTAAAAAAAGCGAATAA
- a CDS encoding cation diffusion facilitator family transporter gives MNSFKKVKQVLILILALNIIVALAKLLYGMYIKSASMVADGYHSLSDSSGNIVGLVGIYLASKPEDEEHPYGHKKFETFSSIFISVMLFVVSYNILKEAYSRFLNPVIPKITLDSFIIMIATLLVNIFVFTYEYRQGVKLKSDILVSDSLHTKSDIYVSVSVLITLIALKLGISPYIDPIISVIISIFIIKAGIEIIKHSSDILCDRVVVDSKRIHDIAVSVKGVLSCHQIRSRGREDDINIDLHIMVDPSENIIDAHDIASQLEERLKNEIPGVTEVIVHMEPYNKNEIE, from the coding sequence ATGAATTCATTTAAAAAGGTTAAACAAGTTTTAATACTTATTTTGGCATTAAATATAATTGTGGCATTAGCTAAACTTTTATACGGTATGTACATTAAAAGTGCTAGTATGGTGGCTGACGGATATCATTCTCTATCAGATAGCTCAGGCAATATAGTAGGGCTTGTGGGTATTTACCTTGCATCAAAACCAGAAGATGAAGAGCATCCCTATGGGCATAAAAAGTTTGAGACATTTTCGTCCATTTTTATATCTGTAATGCTGTTTGTGGTCAGCTACAACATACTAAAAGAAGCCTACAGCCGATTTTTAAATCCTGTTATTCCAAAGATTACTTTAGATAGCTTCATAATAATGATTGCAACACTCTTGGTAAATATATTTGTTTTTACTTACGAGTACAGGCAAGGTGTTAAGCTAAAAAGTGATATACTTGTGTCAGATTCGCTTCACACTAAAAGTGATATTTATGTATCTGTGTCTGTGCTTATAACGCTTATAGCATTAAAGCTTGGAATCTCGCCTTACATCGATCCTATCATTTCTGTAATTATATCAATCTTCATTATAAAAGCCGGTATAGAAATAATAAAGCACAGTTCTGACATTTTGTGCGATAGAGTGGTGGTAGATTCGAAGAGAATTCATGACATTGCTGTAAGTGTAAAAGGTGTTTTGTCTTGTCATCAAATAAGAAGTAGAGGACGAGAAGATGATATAAATATAGATCTCCATATCATGGTAGATCCCAGTGAAAACATAATTGATGCTCACGATATAGCCAGTCAGTTGGAAGAAAGGCTTAAAAATGAGATACCTGGTGTTACAGAAGTTATTGTCCATATGGAGCCCTACAACAAGAATGAAATAGAATAA
- the rsmI gene encoding 16S rRNA (cytidine(1402)-2'-O)-methyltransferase: MSGNLFLCPTPIGNLEDITLRVLRILKEVDIIAAEDTRQTMKLLNYYDIKKTVVSYHEHNKVSSGLKLIDELKSGKNIALVTDAGTPGISDPGEDLVKLCINEKINVISLPGATAITTALVGSGLDTKKFVFLGFLPTKKSDRENAMKEISREKKTVIIYEAPHRIISTLNEIKSCIGGRKIVIARELTKVHEEYLRGTVEEVLCKIGEGVKGELVVLIEGAKDEISLEPNELLQKYLQCGMDKKEAIKLTAKQLKIPKSEIYKLTLKEDR; encoded by the coding sequence ATGTCTGGAAATCTATTTTTATGTCCGACTCCAATAGGCAATCTTGAAGATATAACATTAAGGGTTTTAAGGATACTTAAGGAAGTAGATATTATTGCTGCAGAGGATACAAGGCAAACTATGAAACTTTTAAATTACTATGATATAAAAAAAACAGTTGTAAGCTATCACGAACATAACAAGGTTTCAAGTGGATTAAAGCTTATTGACGAGTTAAAGTCCGGGAAAAACATAGCATTAGTTACAGATGCAGGTACACCCGGCATATCTGACCCTGGGGAAGACCTTGTGAAGCTTTGCATAAATGAAAAAATAAATGTAATATCGCTTCCAGGTGCAACGGCTATAACGACAGCACTTGTAGGTTCTGGACTTGACACTAAGAAATTTGTCTTTTTAGGCTTTTTACCTACTAAAAAAAGTGATAGAGAAAATGCTATGAAGGAAATATCAAGAGAAAAGAAAACAGTTATCATTTATGAAGCACCTCATAGAATAATTTCTACATTAAATGAAATTAAATCGTGCATAGGTGGTAGAAAGATAGTAATAGCGCGGGAGCTTACAAAAGTGCACGAGGAGTATTTGAGAGGAACTGTGGAGGAAGTTTTATGTAAAATAGGTGAAGGGGTAAAAGGAGAATTGGTAGTTTTAATTGAAGGTGCAAAAGATGAGATTTCGCTGGAACCTAATGAGCTTCTGCAAAAATACCTTCAGTGTGGTATGGACAAAAAAGAAGCGATTAAATTGACGGCAAAGCAATTAAAAATACCAAAAAGTGAAATTTATAAACTTACATTAAAGGAAGACAGATAA
- a CDS encoding tRNA1(Val) (adenine(37)-N6)-methyltransferase has translation MLKNGERIDDLNLNGLKIIQHEYKFKFGMDAVLLSNFVYTKRGDKIIDLGCGTGIIPILIAGKSRDTHIIGVEIQGDVANIALRNVELNNFTDRIEIINDDIRNIVDKLGVEKYDIVTTNPPYMPHKTGFDKSNESENISRYEINGGLQDFVKVASKLLKFGGKFFMVHRVDRLVDIVYNLRICNLEPKKIRFVHPYVEEKPNLVLVEAKKGAKSGVIIMKPLYIYNREGKYTDELLSIYGKTTIEEE, from the coding sequence ATGCTAAAGAATGGTGAAAGAATTGATGATTTAAATTTAAATGGACTTAAAATTATTCAGCATGAATATAAATTCAAATTTGGAATGGATGCAGTATTGCTTTCAAATTTTGTATACACTAAAAGAGGAGATAAAATTATCGATTTAGGTTGTGGTACTGGAATTATACCTATCTTAATTGCTGGAAAGTCTAGGGATACACATATTATAGGTGTGGAAATACAAGGTGATGTTGCAAACATTGCATTGAGAAACGTGGAACTTAATAATTTTACAGACAGAATAGAAATAATAAATGATGATATACGAAATATTGTGGATAAGTTAGGTGTTGAAAAATATGATATAGTGACAACAAATCCACCTTATATGCCACATAAGACGGGATTTGATAAAAGCAATGAAAGTGAGAACATCTCAAGATACGAGATAAATGGCGGATTGCAGGATTTTGTCAAAGTAGCATCTAAGCTTTTGAAATTCGGTGGAAAGTTTTTTATGGTACATAGGGTGGATAGACTTGTGGATATTGTTTATAATTTAAGGATTTGCAATCTCGAGCCTAAAAAAATTAGATTTGTACATCCATATGTTGAAGAAAAACCAAATTTAGTATTGGTTGAAGCTAAAAAAGGTGCAAAAAGTGGTGTTATCATAATGAAGCCTTTGTACATTTATAATAGGGAAGGAAAATACACTGACGAGCTTTTAAGCATATATGGCAAAACTACAATAGAGGAGGAATAA